One genomic window of Acidovorax radicis includes the following:
- a CDS encoding Bug family tripartite tricarboxylate transporter substrate binding protein, whose amino-acid sequence MTTTRRQFVQALGASAALGAFHPFAANAQVDQVKVYFGFPAGSSGDTVARRVAEKWAGSAFSKNPGVVENKPGAGGRIALETLKAAPADGSVLAVAQVSALANYPHIYSKMNYTDKDFAPVSIAAIMHHGLAVGPMVPASVKTVKDFLAWAKANPKDASYGSPGAGSTPHFLGALLGINSGVDLRHVPYRGSIPGVTDVVGGQVAAMVTPHGDFIANYKAGKLRILATSGPKRSIYVPDVPTFAEQGFPELTTEEWFGFYAPAATPKPVIAAANAAINAALKEKSVIDSLAIVGLMPHGSTPEEQARWQKAEYDSWGPLIKKIGFTAES is encoded by the coding sequence ATGACCACCACCCGCCGTCAATTTGTTCAGGCCCTTGGCGCCAGCGCCGCACTGGGCGCCTTCCACCCCTTTGCCGCCAACGCCCAGGTGGACCAGGTGAAGGTGTATTTCGGCTTCCCCGCCGGCAGCTCGGGCGACACCGTGGCCCGCCGCGTGGCTGAGAAGTGGGCCGGCAGCGCGTTCAGCAAGAACCCAGGCGTGGTGGAAAACAAGCCCGGCGCAGGCGGCCGCATTGCGCTGGAGACGCTCAAAGCTGCGCCCGCTGACGGCTCGGTGCTGGCCGTGGCGCAGGTATCGGCCCTGGCCAACTACCCGCACATCTACAGCAAGATGAACTACACCGACAAGGACTTCGCGCCCGTGTCGATCGCGGCCATCATGCACCACGGCCTGGCCGTGGGCCCCATGGTGCCCGCCAGCGTGAAGACGGTGAAGGACTTCCTGGCCTGGGCCAAGGCCAACCCCAAGGACGCCAGCTACGGCTCGCCCGGCGCGGGCTCCACGCCCCACTTTTTGGGCGCGCTGCTGGGCATCAACAGCGGCGTGGACCTGCGCCACGTGCCCTACCGTGGCTCCATCCCTGGCGTGACGGACGTGGTGGGCGGCCAGGTGGCTGCCATGGTCACGCCGCACGGTGACTTCATCGCCAACTACAAGGCCGGCAAGCTGCGCATCCTGGCCACCTCGGGCCCCAAGCGCTCCATCTACGTGCCGGATGTGCCCACGTTCGCCGAACAAGGCTTCCCCGAGCTGACCACCGAAGAATGGTTCGGCTTCTACGCCCCGGCCGCCACGCCCAAGCCGGTGATTGCGGCTGCCAACGCCGCCATCAACGCTGCGCTGAAAGAAAAGTCGGTCATCGACAGCCTGGCCATCGTGGGCCTGATGCCCCATGGCTCCACCCCTGAAGAACAGGCCCGCTGGCAAAAGGCCGAGTACGACAGCTGGGGTCCGCTGATCAAGAAGATCGGCTTCACCGCAGAGTCCTAA
- a CDS encoding SDR family NAD(P)-dependent oxidoreductase, with translation MQIQGQAALVTGGASGLGEATARELARLGAKVAVLDRNAELAEKVAAAISAEFGNGCAVACPCDITDAASVTAALEKAAAAHGPARILMNVAGIGSAKRVVQRDGSAAPLEDFVRVVNINLIGTYNVSRLFAAACSKLPVLDNGERGVMMFTASVAAFDGQVGQQAYSASKAGLAGMTLPMARDLAQHAIRVCTVAPGLFATPLMKELPEAVQQSLAASIPFPPRLGKPEEFAELACHIVTNGHLNGEVIRLDGALRMAPR, from the coding sequence ATGCAGATTCAAGGACAAGCCGCCCTCGTGACCGGCGGCGCATCGGGCCTCGGCGAGGCCACCGCACGCGAACTCGCCCGCCTGGGCGCCAAGGTGGCTGTGCTCGACCGCAATGCCGAGTTGGCCGAAAAAGTCGCGGCGGCAATCAGCGCCGAATTTGGCAACGGCTGCGCCGTGGCCTGCCCCTGCGACATCACCGACGCCGCCAGCGTGACGGCAGCGCTGGAGAAGGCCGCCGCAGCCCACGGCCCCGCCCGCATCCTCATGAACGTGGCCGGCATCGGCAGCGCCAAGCGCGTGGTGCAGCGCGACGGCAGCGCGGCACCGCTCGAAGACTTTGTGCGCGTGGTCAATATCAACCTGATCGGCACCTACAACGTGAGCCGCCTGTTTGCGGCCGCCTGCAGCAAGCTGCCGGTGCTGGACAACGGCGAGCGCGGCGTGATGATGTTCACCGCCTCCGTCGCCGCCTTTGACGGCCAGGTGGGCCAGCAGGCCTACAGCGCATCCAAGGCGGGCCTGGCCGGCATGACGCTGCCCATGGCGCGCGACCTGGCACAGCACGCCATCCGCGTGTGCACCGTGGCGCCCGGCCTGTTTGCCACGCCGCTGATGAAGGAGCTGCCCGAGGCCGTGCAGCAGTCGCTGGCGGCCAGCATCCCCTTCCCGCCACGCCTGGGCAAACCCGAAGAGTTTGCCGAGCTGGCTTGCCATATCGTGACCAACGGCCACCTGAACGGCGAAGTCATTCGCCTGGACGGTGCCTTGCGCATGGCGCCCCGGTAA
- a CDS encoding feruloyl-CoA synthase: MTAAISTARYRPVSFGVTRVSLRDGAPGVRYLQANLPLGAFARRVTDYLVHWAEATPDHSFLARREPLGEGKTGDWQHVNYAQALDAARSIGQALLDRGLNAERPVVVLSENTVEHALLALGCIYAGVPYCPVSPAYATVSQDYDKLRHVIDTLTPGLVFAADGARYGKAIAATVAADVEVILAQGALEGRKAGTFQSLRHTTATPAVDAAMHATGPGTIVKFLFTSGSTKMPKPVINTQRMWCANLQQITLSLPVLAEAPPVLVDWLPWNHTFGSNHNFGLTMMHGGTLYIDDGKPTAALIGETLRNLREIAPTVYFNVPTGFEMIAEAMKTDAQLRANLLSRVRLFFYSGAGLAQPVWDSLHATQEAAIGERIVMCTGLGMTESAPSAMFCNSPDVRSGHIGAPVPGMVLKLVEVDGKTEVRYRGPNVTPGYWRSDAATRDAFDDEGYLCTGDAVKWIDENNIHRGLAFDGRIAEDFKLSTGTFVSVGPMRAKIIVAGAPYIQDVVLTGLNMKEVGALLFPSPACRAVAEAAGLGPDAPWADVVTHPAVRQRIEAVLDGLAREATGSASRVARALLMAEPPSIDKGEITDKGSVNQRAVLKHRDALVTALHDDSAPGILKPGA, from the coding sequence ATGACTGCCGCTATATCCACCGCCCGCTACCGCCCCGTGAGCTTCGGCGTGACCCGCGTCAGCCTGCGCGACGGTGCACCGGGCGTGCGTTACCTGCAGGCCAACCTGCCCCTGGGCGCCTTTGCCCGGCGCGTGACGGACTACCTGGTGCACTGGGCCGAGGCTACGCCCGACCACAGCTTTCTGGCGCGGCGCGAGCCACTGGGCGAGGGCAAGACAGGCGACTGGCAACACGTGAACTACGCCCAGGCACTCGACGCCGCGCGCAGCATCGGCCAGGCCCTGCTGGACCGGGGCCTGAACGCCGAGCGCCCAGTGGTGGTGCTGAGCGAGAACACTGTCGAACACGCGCTGCTGGCGCTGGGCTGCATTTACGCCGGTGTGCCCTACTGCCCCGTGTCGCCCGCCTACGCCACCGTAAGCCAGGACTACGACAAGCTGCGCCACGTCATCGACACCCTCACCCCCGGCCTGGTGTTTGCCGCCGACGGCGCACGCTACGGCAAGGCCATCGCAGCCACCGTGGCGGCCGATGTCGAAGTGATCCTGGCCCAGGGCGCGCTGGAGGGCCGCAAGGCCGGCACCTTCCAGAGCCTGCGCCACACCACCGCCACCCCGGCGGTGGACGCGGCCATGCACGCCACCGGCCCCGGCACCATCGTGAAGTTCCTGTTCACCAGCGGCTCCACCAAGATGCCCAAGCCGGTCATCAACACCCAGCGCATGTGGTGCGCCAACCTGCAGCAGATCACGCTGTCGCTGCCCGTGCTGGCCGAGGCCCCGCCCGTGCTGGTGGACTGGCTGCCGTGGAACCACACCTTCGGCAGCAACCACAACTTCGGCCTCACGATGATGCATGGCGGCACGCTGTACATCGACGACGGCAAGCCCACGGCCGCACTGATTGGCGAGACCCTGCGCAACCTGCGCGAGATCGCACCCACGGTGTACTTCAACGTGCCCACCGGCTTTGAAATGATTGCCGAGGCCATGAAGACCGACGCCCAGCTGCGCGCCAACCTGCTGTCGCGCGTGCGCCTGTTCTTCTACTCGGGCGCCGGCCTGGCCCAGCCCGTGTGGGACAGCCTGCACGCCACGCAAGAGGCCGCCATTGGCGAGCGCATCGTGATGTGCACGGGCCTGGGGATGACGGAATCCGCCCCCTCGGCCATGTTCTGCAACAGCCCCGACGTGCGCTCCGGCCACATCGGCGCGCCCGTGCCCGGCATGGTGCTCAAGCTGGTGGAGGTGGACGGCAAGACCGAGGTTCGCTACCGCGGCCCCAACGTCACGCCCGGCTACTGGCGCTCCGACGCCGCCACGCGCGACGCGTTTGACGACGAAGGCTACCTGTGCACCGGCGACGCCGTGAAGTGGATTGACGAGAACAACATCCACCGGGGCCTGGCGTTTGACGGCCGCATTGCCGAGGACTTCAAGCTCTCCACCGGCACCTTCGTGAGCGTGGGCCCCATGCGCGCCAAGATCATCGTGGCGGGCGCGCCCTACATCCAGGACGTGGTGCTCACCGGCCTGAACATGAAGGAAGTCGGCGCCCTGCTGTTCCCCTCCCCCGCCTGCCGCGCCGTGGCGGAAGCTGCGGGCCTGGGCCCGGACGCCCCCTGGGCCGACGTGGTGACCCACCCCGCCGTGCGCCAGCGCATCGAGGCCGTGCTGGACGGGCTGGCCCGCGAGGCCACCGGCAGCGCCAGCCGCGTGGCCCGCGCGCTGCTGATGGCCGAGCCGCCCTCCATCGACAAGGGCGAGATCACCGACAAGGGCTCCGTCAACCAGCGTGCCGTGCTCAAGCACCGCGATGCGCTCGTCACGGCCTTGCACGACGACTCGGCACCGGGCATCCTCAAGCCCGGCGCCTGA
- a CDS encoding crotonase/enoyl-CoA hydratase family protein yields the protein MIHPDIHFELRGDEQEVAVIRLTRSAKRNALNDGLILALRDLFEKMPGTVRAAVIDGEGPHFCAGLDLSELKERDAGQGLHHSRMWHAALERVQFGPVPVIAALHGAVVGGGLELASACHIRVADASTFYALPEGSRGIFVGGGGAVRIPKLIGAARMTDMMLTGRVYNAQDGEKVGFAQYLVPEGQAFDKAYELAVRVAQNAPLTNYALMHALPRIAEQPADQGFFTEAMMAAIAQSAPEAKSRLADFLEGRAAKVKPAP from the coding sequence ATGATCCATCCAGACATCCATTTCGAGCTGCGCGGCGACGAGCAGGAAGTTGCCGTGATCCGCCTCACGCGCAGCGCCAAGCGCAACGCGCTCAACGACGGCCTGATCCTGGCGCTGCGCGACCTGTTCGAAAAAATGCCCGGCACCGTGCGTGCCGCCGTCATTGACGGCGAGGGCCCCCACTTCTGCGCCGGGCTCGACCTGTCGGAGCTGAAAGAACGCGACGCCGGCCAGGGCCTGCACCACTCGCGCATGTGGCATGCCGCGCTGGAGCGCGTGCAGTTCGGCCCCGTGCCCGTCATCGCCGCGCTGCATGGCGCCGTGGTGGGCGGTGGGCTCGAGCTGGCCAGCGCCTGCCACATCCGCGTGGCCGATGCATCCACCTTCTACGCGCTGCCCGAGGGCTCGCGCGGCATCTTCGTGGGCGGCGGCGGTGCGGTGCGCATCCCCAAGCTCATCGGCGCCGCGCGCATGACAGACATGATGCTCACCGGCCGCGTCTACAACGCGCAAGACGGCGAGAAGGTGGGCTTTGCCCAGTACCTCGTGCCCGAAGGCCAGGCGTTTGACAAGGCCTACGAGCTGGCCGTGCGCGTGGCGCAGAACGCGCCACTGACCAACTACGCCCTGATGCACGCGCTGCCGCGCATTGCTGAGCAGCCTGCCGACCAAGGCTTCTTCACCGAAGCCATGATGGCCGCGATTGCCCAGAGCGCCCCGGAAGCCAAGTCCCGCCTGGCCGACTTCCTCGAGGGGCGCGCCGCGAAGGTGAAGCCCGCCCCCTGA
- a CDS encoding amidohydrolase family protein — MDHANLIAIDIHTHAEVSCWNPFDNYGEEYDRAADKYFKNGRRPTIAETVAYYREQKIGLVMFTVDAESKMGRRRIPNEEIAEAAKANSDMMTAFASIDPHKGKMGAREARRLIEEFGIKGFKFHPTVQAYHPYDKMAWPIYEVIAEYGMPAIFHTGHSGIGSGMRCGGGLRLEYSNPMHLDDVAIDFPDMQIVMAHPSFPWQDEALSVATHKPNVWIDLSGWSPKYFPKQLVQYANTLLKDRILFGSDYPLITPERWMKDFQEAGFKPEVMPGILKGNAVRLLGLDKPQAVAAA, encoded by the coding sequence ATGGACCACGCCAATCTGATTGCCATCGACATCCACACGCACGCCGAGGTGAGCTGCTGGAACCCGTTCGACAACTACGGCGAGGAATACGACCGCGCCGCCGACAAGTACTTCAAGAACGGCCGCCGCCCCACCATTGCCGAGACGGTGGCGTACTACCGCGAGCAGAAGATTGGCCTGGTGATGTTCACCGTGGACGCCGAGTCCAAGATGGGCCGCCGCCGCATCCCCAACGAAGAGATCGCCGAGGCCGCCAAGGCCAACAGCGACATGATGACGGCCTTCGCCAGCATCGACCCGCACAAGGGCAAGATGGGCGCACGCGAGGCCCGCCGCCTGATCGAAGAGTTCGGTATCAAGGGCTTCAAGTTCCACCCCACGGTGCAGGCCTACCACCCCTACGACAAGATGGCCTGGCCCATCTACGAAGTGATTGCCGAATACGGCATGCCCGCCATCTTTCATACCGGCCACAGCGGTATCGGCAGCGGCATGCGCTGCGGCGGCGGCTTGCGGCTGGAGTACAGCAACCCCATGCACCTGGACGATGTGGCCATCGACTTCCCCGACATGCAGATCGTGATGGCCCACCCGAGTTTTCCGTGGCAGGACGAGGCATTGAGCGTGGCCACGCACAAGCCCAATGTGTGGATCGACCTGTCGGGCTGGAGCCCCAAGTACTTTCCCAAGCAGCTGGTGCAGTACGCCAACACGCTGCTCAAAGACCGCATCCTGTTCGGCAGCGACTACCCGCTCATCACGCCCGAACGCTGGATGAAGGACTTCCAGGAAGCAGGCTTCAAGCCCGAGGTCATGCCCGGCATCCTCAAGGGCAATGCGGTGCGGTTGCTGGGGCTGGACAAGCCCCAGGCGGTGGCTGCCGCTTGA
- a CDS encoding MarR family winged helix-turn-helix transcriptional regulator, translated as MAPRTRLLPPLPLPDAPACAQPDAVAPGQSVDAVSTSYLRTLVGYNARRASLSIIDVFMQRMAVYGLKVVDFSVLSLVAHNPGVTSRQLCATLNVLPPNMVGLIASLERRGLIERRPHPSDGRAMGVHLTPQGVELTAQAEQTAAHLEEDATARLTATERKTLIRLLQKVYD; from the coding sequence ATGGCCCCCCGCACCCGTCTATTGCCCCCCCTTCCCCTGCCCGATGCCCCAGCGTGCGCGCAACCGGATGCTGTCGCGCCTGGCCAGTCGGTGGATGCGGTCAGCACCAGTTATCTGCGTACGCTGGTGGGCTACAACGCGCGCCGTGCATCGCTGTCCATCATTGACGTGTTCATGCAGCGCATGGCGGTGTATGGGCTCAAGGTGGTGGATTTTTCGGTGCTCTCGCTGGTGGCGCACAACCCCGGCGTTACGTCACGCCAACTGTGCGCCACGCTCAACGTGCTGCCGCCCAACATGGTGGGGCTGATTGCCTCGCTGGAGCGGCGCGGCCTGATCGAGCGCCGCCCCCACCCCAGCGACGGACGCGCCATGGGGGTGCACCTCACCCCTCAAGGCGTGGAGTTGACGGCACAGGCAGAGCAGACCGCCGCGCACCTTGAGGAAGACGCCACGGCCCGCCTCACGGCCACCGAGCGCAAGACGCTAATCCGCCTGCTGCAAAAGGTCTACGACTGA
- a CDS encoding LysR family transcriptional regulator, which translates to MNPLDQMQIFARVAELSSFTQAAQVLGIPKASASLAVQQLEAQLGTRLLHRTTRRVQLTQDGQAYHDRCKDLLDDVDELQAMFHQPEGTALRGRVRIDMSTGVARHMVLPALPELLQRHPQLEVEVSSTDRRVDLVREGFDCVIRVGPVAEPGLVARPLGHVRVATCASPSYLAQRGTPSTLDDLAQHELVHYVSTLGTRSAGFEVMEGGNAAFLPMAGRVTVNSAEAYLGACLAGLGLIQVPLLGAQDLVEQGLLVPVLTAHPPPPMPVTLLYAHRRHLPQRVRVVMDWLAKVVQARLV; encoded by the coding sequence ATGAACCCTCTCGATCAGATGCAAATCTTCGCCCGCGTGGCAGAGCTGAGCAGCTTCACACAGGCGGCGCAGGTGCTGGGCATTCCCAAAGCCAGCGCCTCCCTGGCGGTGCAGCAGCTGGAGGCCCAGCTGGGCACGCGCCTGCTGCACCGCACCACGCGGCGCGTGCAGCTCACCCAGGACGGGCAGGCCTATCACGACCGGTGCAAGGACCTGCTGGACGATGTGGACGAGCTGCAAGCCATGTTCCACCAGCCCGAGGGCACGGCGCTGCGCGGCCGGGTGCGCATTGACATGTCTACGGGCGTGGCGCGCCACATGGTGTTGCCAGCACTGCCTGAACTGCTGCAGCGCCACCCGCAGCTGGAGGTGGAAGTGAGCAGCACCGACCGCCGCGTGGACCTGGTACGCGAGGGGTTTGACTGCGTGATCCGCGTGGGCCCGGTGGCCGAACCCGGGCTGGTGGCGCGGCCACTGGGCCATGTGCGGGTGGCCACCTGCGCCAGCCCCAGCTATCTGGCCCAAAGGGGCACACCGAGCACGCTGGACGACTTGGCGCAGCACGAACTGGTGCATTACGTAAGCACCCTGGGCACCCGCTCGGCAGGGTTTGAGGTGATGGAGGGCGGCAACGCCGCCTTCTTGCCCATGGCAGGCCGCGTCACCGTGAACAGCGCCGAAGCCTATCTGGGCGCCTGCCTTGCGGGGCTGGGCCTGATCCAGGTGCCGCTCCTGGGTGCACAAGACCTGGTGGAGCAAGGCCTGCTGGTGCCCGTGCTGACCGCACACCCTCCGCCGCCCATGCCCGTCACGCTGCTGTATGCCCACCGGCGCCACCTGCCCCAGCGGGTGCGGGTGGTGATGGACTGGCTCGCCAAGGTGGTTCAGGCTCGCCTGGTGTGA
- a CDS encoding SDR family oxidoreductase, translating to MTSASTSSNPVASIVLITGGSRGLGRSAALAAARSGIDVVLTYLKQSTEAQTVVAEIERLGRRAVALPLDVGNVRSFEGFAGELAQALKTHWQRERFDFLVNNAGMGVHAPITDTTEAQFDALVNVHLKGVFFLTQQLLPLMNDGGRILNFSSGLARFALPGYGAYAAMKGAIEVLSRYLAKELGPRGIAVNVVAPGAIETDFGGGAVRDNAELNAYVATHTALGRVGQPEDIGPLVAALLQPATRWVNAQRIEASGGMFL from the coding sequence ATGACATCAGCTTCCACTTCTTCAAATCCGGTGGCCTCCATCGTTCTCATTACCGGCGGCAGCCGGGGCCTGGGCCGCAGCGCGGCACTGGCCGCCGCCCGCAGCGGCATCGACGTGGTGCTGACCTATCTGAAGCAATCCACCGAAGCGCAAACCGTGGTGGCCGAGATCGAACGCCTGGGCCGCCGTGCCGTGGCCCTGCCGCTGGACGTGGGCAACGTGCGCAGTTTTGAGGGGTTTGCCGGCGAGCTGGCGCAGGCCCTGAAGACCCACTGGCAACGCGAGCGGTTTGATTTTCTGGTCAACAACGCTGGCATGGGCGTGCATGCCCCGATCACCGACACCACCGAAGCGCAGTTCGACGCGCTGGTGAATGTGCATCTGAAGGGGGTGTTTTTTCTCACGCAGCAATTGCTGCCGTTGATGAACGATGGCGGACGCATCCTGAATTTTTCGTCGGGCCTGGCGCGTTTTGCCTTGCCGGGCTACGGCGCCTACGCAGCCATGAAGGGCGCTATCGAGGTGCTGAGCCGCTACCTGGCCAAAGAGTTGGGCCCGCGCGGCATCGCCGTGAATGTGGTGGCCCCTGGTGCCATCGAAACCGACTTTGGCGGCGGCGCCGTGCGTGACAACGCCGAGCTCAATGCCTACGTGGCTACCCACACCGCACTGGGCCGTGTGGGCCAGCCCGAAGACATTGGCCCGCTGGTGGCAGCCCTGCTGCAACCGGCCACACGCTGGGTCAACGCACAGCGCATTGAAGCGTCGGGTGGCATGTTTCTTTGA
- a CDS encoding YifB family Mg chelatase-like AAA ATPase, with translation MSLALVQSRALVGLQAPAVTVEVHLANGLPSFTLVGLAEVEVKEARERVRSALQNAGLEFPTNKRITVNLAPADLPKDSGRFDLPIALGILAASGQIDGAQLAGYEFAGELSLSGELRPVRGALATSLALQTQQIDAQLVLPPGSAEEAALVPAAQVVRACHLLDVVQAFLPPGSVAGGDADIPNDGWTRLQATPMAVSNTGPDMADVKGQAAAKRALEIAAAGGHSVLMAGPPGSGKSMLALRFAGLLPAMTVEEALESAAIASLAGRFSPDTWGRRPTGTPHHTASAVALVGGGSPPRPGEISLAHQGVLFLDELPEFPRAALEALREPLETGHITISRAAQRAEFPARFQMIAAMNPCPCGFLGSPQRACRCTPDQVARYQGKLSGPLLDRIDLHVEVPALPPDQLVQAPAGEATATMRERVERARALAMARQGKTNQALQGQEIDDHVHLDAAAAKFLNVAAARLGWSARSTHRALKVARTIADLAGAPTTEVSHVAEAVQYRRVLRAPG, from the coding sequence ATGAGTCTTGCTTTGGTGCAAAGTCGCGCGCTTGTGGGGCTGCAGGCCCCTGCGGTCACCGTTGAAGTGCACCTGGCCAATGGCCTGCCCAGCTTCACCCTGGTAGGTCTCGCTGAGGTCGAGGTCAAAGAAGCCCGCGAACGCGTGCGCTCGGCGCTGCAGAACGCGGGGCTGGAGTTCCCGACCAACAAGCGCATTACCGTCAATCTCGCCCCTGCCGACCTGCCCAAGGATTCCGGCCGCTTCGACCTCCCCATTGCCTTGGGCATCCTCGCGGCCAGCGGGCAGATCGATGGCGCGCAACTGGCGGGGTATGAGTTCGCGGGCGAACTGTCGCTGTCCGGCGAATTGCGCCCCGTGCGGGGCGCGCTGGCCACCAGCCTGGCGCTGCAAACGCAGCAGATCGACGCCCAACTGGTGCTGCCGCCCGGCAGCGCCGAAGAAGCGGCCCTGGTGCCCGCCGCCCAAGTGGTGCGCGCCTGCCATCTACTGGATGTGGTGCAGGCCTTTTTGCCACCGGGCAGCGTGGCTGGTGGCGATGCCGATATCCCCAACGACGGCTGGACACGGTTGCAGGCCACCCCCATGGCGGTGAGCAACACCGGCCCCGACATGGCCGACGTCAAGGGCCAGGCCGCCGCCAAACGCGCGCTGGAGATTGCGGCGGCGGGGGGGCACAGCGTGCTCATGGCAGGCCCGCCCGGCTCGGGCAAGTCGATGCTGGCGCTGCGTTTTGCGGGGCTGCTGCCTGCCATGACGGTCGAAGAAGCACTAGAGAGCGCGGCCATCGCCAGCCTGGCCGGGCGTTTCAGCCCCGACACCTGGGGCCGCCGGCCCACCGGAACACCGCACCACACCGCCAGTGCGGTGGCGCTGGTGGGTGGCGGCTCTCCACCCCGGCCCGGCGAAATTTCGCTGGCCCACCAGGGCGTGCTTTTTCTGGATGAATTGCCGGAATTCCCCAGGGCAGCGCTGGAGGCCTTGCGCGAGCCCCTGGAGACCGGGCACATCACCATTTCGCGGGCGGCGCAGCGGGCAGAGTTTCCGGCCCGGTTTCAGATGATTGCGGCCATGAACCCCTGCCCCTGCGGCTTTCTGGGCTCGCCCCAGCGCGCCTGCCGGTGCACGCCCGACCAGGTGGCACGCTATCAGGGCAAACTCAGCGGCCCGCTGCTCGACCGCATCGACCTGCATGTGGAAGTACCCGCCCTGCCGCCCGACCAACTGGTGCAGGCACCCGCAGGCGAGGCCACGGCCACCATGCGCGAGCGGGTGGAGCGTGCGCGGGCCCTGGCCATGGCCCGCCAGGGCAAAACCAACCAGGCGCTGCAGGGCCAGGAGATCGACGACCACGTGCACCTGGACGCAGCAGCGGCCAAGTTCCTCAACGTCGCTGCAGCGCGCCTGGGCTGGTCGGCCCGCAGCACGCACCGGGCGCTGAAGGTGGCGCGCACCATCGCCGACCTGGCAGGCGCGCCCACCACCGAGGTCAGCCATGTCGCCGAGGCGGTGCAATACCGCCGTGTGTTGCGTGCGCCGGGCTGA
- a CDS encoding TorF family putative porin: MTHAIIKSLGVALVAALPLLASAQLTGNISLTTNYKFRGQDQDTSKVKTVKPAIQGGFDYAFGESGWYVGNWNSSVDWLSGNSIESDLYGGYKFKAGGADLDVGLLTYIYPGNSNGNTTEAYGAATFGPVTAKYSHTLSKDYFAYAGPGFKGRNTGYLNFAFAQEVAPSITLKASVGFTRFASDITAPNYMDYSVGAAYDFGSGLSLGGAVVGANKKDFFGPINKSRVIVTLTKTL, translated from the coding sequence ATGACCCACGCCATCATCAAGTCCCTGGGCGTTGCCCTTGTCGCAGCTCTTCCCCTGCTGGCCAGCGCCCAGCTCACTGGCAACATCAGCCTGACTACGAACTACAAGTTCCGTGGCCAGGACCAGGACACTTCCAAGGTCAAGACCGTCAAGCCAGCGATTCAAGGCGGGTTTGACTATGCCTTCGGAGAGTCCGGCTGGTACGTGGGCAACTGGAACTCCAGCGTGGACTGGCTGTCGGGCAATTCCATCGAGTCCGATCTGTATGGCGGCTACAAATTCAAGGCGGGTGGGGCGGATCTGGATGTCGGTCTGCTGACGTACATCTACCCCGGCAACAGCAACGGCAACACCACCGAGGCCTATGGCGCAGCCACCTTCGGCCCCGTGACCGCCAAGTATTCGCACACGTTGTCCAAAGACTACTTCGCCTACGCGGGGCCAGGCTTCAAGGGGCGCAACACAGGCTATCTGAACTTTGCGTTTGCGCAGGAAGTGGCGCCCAGCATCACGCTGAAGGCCTCGGTGGGTTTCACCCGGTTTGCGAGTGACATCACCGCGCCGAATTACATGGATTACAGCGTGGGCGCGGCCTATGACTTCGGCTCGGGCCTGTCGCTGGGCGGTGCCGTTGTGGGCGCCAACAAGAAGGACTTTTTCGGTCCCATCAACAAGTCCCGCGTGATCGTCACGCTGACCAAAACCCTGTAA
- the glnK gene encoding P-II family nitrogen regulator, protein MKMVTAIIKPFKLDEVREALSDIGVQGITVTEVKGFGRQKGHTELYRGAEYVVDFLPKVKIEAAISDDLVERVIEAIENAARTGKIGDGKVFVTHLEQVVRIRTGETGKEAL, encoded by the coding sequence ATGAAAATGGTGACAGCCATCATCAAACCCTTCAAGCTGGACGAGGTGCGCGAAGCGCTCTCGGACATCGGCGTGCAAGGCATCACGGTAACCGAGGTCAAGGGTTTTGGCCGCCAAAAGGGCCACACCGAGCTATACCGCGGCGCGGAATACGTGGTGGACTTTTTGCCCAAGGTGAAGATCGAGGCCGCCATCTCGGACGACCTGGTCGAGCGCGTGATCGAGGCCATCGAAAACGCAGCACGCACCGGCAAGATCGGCGACGGCAAGGTGTTCGTGACCCATTTGGAGCAGGTGGTGCGCATCCGCACCGGCGAAACCGGCAAGGAAGCCCTGTAA